A window of the Arachis duranensis cultivar V14167 chromosome 5, aradu.V14167.gnm2.J7QH, whole genome shotgun sequence genome harbors these coding sequences:
- the LOC107488802 gene encoding cation/H(+) antiporter 17, with protein MGSNSTGCPAGMKATSNGVFQGDNPLDYALPLAILQICMVVLLTRLLAFLLKPLRQPRVIAEIVGGILLGPSVLGRSSVFLNAVFPSKSLTVLDTLANIGLLFFMFLIGLELDPKSLVSKTGKKALAIALAGITFPFVLGIGTSFALRATISQGVDKAPFFVFMGVALSITAFPVLARILAELRLLTTEVGRMAMSAAAVNDVAAWILLALAIALSGSDSSPLVSVWVLLSGCGFVICCALVLPPIFRWMSRRCYEGEAINESYVCATLATVLAAGFVTDTIGIHALFGAFVVGVVLPKEGPFAAALVEKVEDLVSGLFLPLYFVSSGLKTNVATIRGLRSWGLLLLVIFNACFGKIVGTIVVSFFCRVPFQESLALGFLMNTKGLVELIVLNIGKDRKVLNDQTFAIMVLMAIFTTFITTPLVMAVYKPAKRMAKADYKYRTVKRTNPDTQLRLMVCFHSTRNIPSMLNLIEASRGTEKREGLCIYALHLMELTERPSAILMVHKTRKNGLPFWNKGRHSNANQIVIEFEALEQLSRVSIRPMTSISSIPNIHDDVCACAESKRVAMVILPFHKHQRVDGTWETTRSEFRWVNKKVLEHAPCSVGILVDRGLGGTTHVTASNVSSSITMLFFGGNDDQEALAYALRMAEHPGINLTIVHLIVRSEDVGDIVRVVDINDNASSSTDEMLLSEVKAKKSSSSVKFEERVVKSLGEIIEVFGEYSRGCNLFVVGRVPKGHVAVTLNNVKCECPELGPLCNLLTSPELVSTSASVLVVQHYHALCSNG; from the exons ATGGGTTCAAATAGTACAGGATGTCCGGCGGGCATGAAAGCGACGTCGAATGGGGTGTTTCAGGGAGACAATCCGCTTGACTACGCACTCCCTCTTGCAATCTTACAAATCTGCATGGTGGTTCTTCTCACTCGCCTCCTAGCATTCCTTCTCAAGCCACTAAGACAGCCACGCGTGATTGCAGAAATTGTGGGTGGAATATTGCTCGGTCCATCAGTTCTTGGACGCAGTTCTGTCTTTCTGAACGCTGTGTTCCCATCCAAGAGCCTAACGGTCTTAGACACTTTGGCCAACATTGGCTTACTTTTCTTTATGTTCTTGATAGGACTGGAACTCGACCCCAAGTCCCTCGTTAGCAAAACAGGAAAGAAAGCTCTTGCCATTGCCCTTGCTGGGATCACATTCCCCTTCGTCTTGGGAATCGGCACATCTTTTGCACTTCGAGCAACAATCTCACAGGGAGTCGATAAAGCACCTTTCTTTGTGTTCATGGGAGTCGCTCTCTCCATCACCGCCTTCCCTGTCCTGGCACGCATCTTGGCTGAGTTGAGGCTGCTTACCACTGAGGTTGGACGGATGGCCATGTCAGCAGCGGCTGTTAATGACGTGGCAGCGTGGATTCTTCTCGCCCTTGCGATTGCGCTCTCTGGCTCTGACTCTTCTCCACTTGTCTCCGTGTGGGTCCTCTTGTCTGGATGCGGCTTTGTAATCTGTTGCGCACTTGTTCTTCCTCCCATCTTCAGATGGATGTCTCGGCGCTGCTATGAAGGCGAAGCCATCAACGAGTCCTACGTCTGTGCCACGTTGGCAACGGTCTTGGCAGCTGGTTTTGTCACTGACACCATTGGAATCCATGCTCTGTTTGGGGcatttgttgttggagttgttcttCCCAAGGAAGGCCCTTTTGCGGCTGCTCTTGTTGAGAAGGTTGAGGATCTTGTCTCTGGTCTTTTCCTTCCGTTGTACTTTGTGTCCAGTGGACTCAAGACAAATGTTGCCACCATTCGTGGCCTCAGGTCCTGGGGGCTCCTTCTTTTAGTCATATTCAATGCTTGCTTCGGTAAGATTGTTGGTACCATTGTCGTCTCCTTCTTTTGTAGGGTACCTTTTCAAGAATCATTGGCTCTCGGCTTTCTCATGAATACTAAGGGCTTGGTGGAGCTCATCGTCCTTAACATCGGTAAAGATAGGAAG gTATTAAATGACCAAACATTTGCAATTATGGTGCTGATGGCTATCTTCACAACATTCATCACCACGCCTTTGGTAATGGCAGTTTATAAACCGGCCAAGAGAATGGCAAAAGCGGACTACAAATACAGAACAGTTAAGAGGACAAACCCGGACACTCAACTGCGACTCATGGTGTGTTTCCACAGCACAAGGAACATCCCTTCAATGCTAAATCTGATCGAAGCCTCGCGCGGCACTGAAAAAAGGGAAGGCCTTTGCATATACGCATTGCATCTCATGGAGCTCACTGAGAGGCCTTCTGCTATATTGATGGTCCACAAAACCAGAAAGAATGGCCTACCCTTTTGGAACAAAGGCCGCCATTCTAATGCGAATCAAATAGTGATTGAGTTTGAGGCTTTGGAGCAGCTAAGCAGAGTGTCGATTCGCCCCATGACTTCAATCTCATCCATCCCCAACATTCACGATGACGTATGCGCTTGTGCTGAGAGCAAGAGGGTTGCAATGGTAATTCTTCCCTTTCACAAGCACCAAAGGGTTGATGGAACGTGGGAAACAACAAGGAGTGAATTCAGGTGGGTGAATAAGAAAGTTCTCGAGCATGCACCCTGCTCTGTGGGGATCTTGGTGGACCGGGGGCTTGGTGGGACCACCCACGTGACAGCAAGTAATGTTTCATCTTCAATTACCATGCTCTTCTTTGGAGGCAACGACGATCAAGAGGCTCTTGCTTATGCTTTGAGAATGGCAGAGCATCCTGGTATCAACCTCACCATAGTGCACTTGATAGTAAGGTCCGAGGATGTTGGAGACATTGTCAGAGTCGTAGATATAAACGACAACGCATCATCCTCAACGGATGAGATGCTGCTTTCTGAGGTCAAAGCAAAAAAGAGCTCATCATCCGTAAAGTTTGAAGAGAGAGTTGTGAAAAGCCTCGGTGAGATCATTGAGGTGTTTGGAGAGTACAGCAGAGGATGCAATTTGTTTGTAGTTGGTAGGGTGCCCAAAGGACACGTGGCGGTGACTTTGAACAATGTCAAATGCGAGTGTCCAGAATTGGGGCCACTATGCAACTTGTTAACCTCTCCGGAACTGGTCTCAACTTCAGCCTCGGTTTTGGTCGTGCAACACTATCATGCTCTATGCTCTAAtggataa